A window from Garra rufa chromosome 14, GarRuf1.0, whole genome shotgun sequence encodes these proteins:
- the socs9 gene encoding suppressor of cytokine signaling 9, producing the protein MSLPEDTGDRGKERERGARPKVRQSRSEERRDGGRRKGGRGKKKSHPSHDLTSERPVSDGFEYGDLLNGLQESGDAGSSSPLTEHRRRQVLGSSEKVSAKLGSPAADASDTESKTSGSSRTLRQKIQDAVGQCFPIKTHSQGLSHSPSTASTSSRRKIHLSELMLDSCPFPAGSDLAQKWYLIKQHTAPISQAPVLDSASAASVCTSAPVEDEEDRLRERRRISIEQGVEPPPNAQIHTFEVTAQINPLYKLGPKLAHGMNELAGDERATLHQLLLQSCLDTLDEVAASTTSSEFDLGAASPSARSLSGSALVHPDSPKSQEHHRIHTQIDYIHCLVPDLLRITNLPCYWGVMDRYQAETLLEGKPEGTFLLRDSAQEDYLFSVSFRRYGRSLHARIEQWNHNFSFDVHDPSVFHAPTVTGLLEHYKDPNSCMFFEPLLSNPIHRSQPFSLQRICRAVISSRTSYDGINALPLPNALKEHLKEYHYKQRVRIRRLDTWWE; encoded by the coding sequence ATGTCTCTGCCTGAGGACACAGGGGATCGTGGGAAAGAAAGGGAACGCGGCGCACGTCCCAAAGTGCGGCAGAGCCGTTCCGAGGAAAGACGAGACGGAGGAAGGAGAAAAGGCGGGAGAGGTAAGAAAAAAAGCCACCCGTCACACGACCTGACCTCCGAGCGGCCCGTGAGCGACGGCTTCGAGTACGGAGATCTCCTGAACGGCCTACAGGAGTCCGGCGACGCCGGCTCATCCTCTCCGCTCACAGAGCACAGGAGACGCCAAGTCCTAGGGTCGTCTGAAAAAGTCTCCGCCAAACTCGGTTCACCGGCCGCTGATGCCAGCGACACTGAGAGCAAGACCTCCGGAAGCAGCAGGACGCTCCGCCAGAAGATCCAGGACGCAGTAGGCCAGTGTTTCCCCATCAAGACCCACAGCCAAGGCCTGTCTCACTCGCCGTCAACAGCGTCCACGTCCTCCAGACGTAAGATCCACCTCAGCGAGCTCATGCTGGACAGCTGTCCGTTCCCCGCCGGCTCGGATCTGGCGCAGAAGTGGTACCTCATTAAACAGCACACGGCTCCTATTTCTCAAGCACCCGTACTGGATTCCGCATCCGCTGCGTCGGTTTGCACCTCTGCGCCCGTGGAGGACGAGGAGGACCGCTTACGAGAGAGACGACGGATCAGCATCGAGCAGGGAGTCGAACCGCCGCCCAACGCTCAGATCCACACCTTCGAAGTGACCGCACAAATCAACCCTCTGTACAAACTCGGACCCAAGCTCGCTCACGGGATGAACGAGTTAGCCGGAGACGAGCGCGCCACTTTGCACCAGCTGCTCCTGCAGAGCTGCTTGGACACTCTAGACGAAGTCGCTGCGTCAACAACGTCCTCTGAGTTTGATTTGGGCGCCGCGTCTCCATCCGCTCGTTCCTTATCCGGCTCCGCTCTGGTTCATCCGGACAGCCCCAAATCGCAAGAGCACCATCGCATTCACACTCAGATCGACTACATCCACTGTCTGGTTCCGGATCTCCTTCGGATCACGAACCTGCCGTGCTATTGGGGCGTGATGGATCGATACCAAGCGGAGACGCTGTTGGAAGGCAAACCCGAAGGCACGTTTCTGCTGCGCGACTCGGCGCAGGAAGACTACCTCTTCTCCGTCAGCTTCCGGCGGTACGGCCGCTCGCTGCACGCGAGGATCGAACAGTGGAACCACAACTTCAGCTTCGACGTGCACGACCCCAGCGTGTTCCACGCGCCCACCGTCACCGGCCTGCTGGAGCACTACAAGGATCCCAACTCGTGCATGTTCTTCGAGCCGCTGCTGTCCAACCCCATCCACCGATCGCAGCCCTTCAGCCTGCAGCGCATCTGCCGCGCCGTCATCAGCAGCCGAACCTCGTACGACGGCATCAACGCGCTGCCGCTGCCCAACGCCCTCAAGGAGCACCTGAAGGAGTACCACTACAAGCAGCGCGTGCGCATCCGCAGACTGGACACCTGGTGGGAGTGA